In the genome of Mercurialis annua linkage group LG8, ddMerAnnu1.2, whole genome shotgun sequence, the window attttgGTTAGTGTAAATATCTACCAACGCCtatcaaaacaaaagaaaatcaagaatTTAACAAAGCAGATAAACCCATAAATAAcgaaagaaaataaagaaaatttacCGGCTCTAACACCAAGAGCAGCAACATCTTGTCTACGGTCTTTCTTTTTCATGATAAACCTTGCTCCTATAAAAGCACTTTGATGATAACGTCAAAATAAACACGATTAAATTGTGTTTGAAGTTACATAATTGTACTTGTCTTATTTGGTTTtgcaatttcttcttcttcttcttcgttttaTCATTCTATAACTCTTAATGTTAATgttcatatataaattaagaaGTTTACTGTAAgttgaatattatataaattaagaagTTTAGTATAAGTTAaatagttatttaaaaattgaatttaaataggtgtgtttaaaaaaatgataactgaccaaaatattatatttggtgAGATTGAATAAGAGGAATCTGTTGGCCCTCTTAATTGCCCGCAGATTTGAGcagaattaatataatatataatattaattatatttttattaaaaaaaaatacacttttataGGTTTTTTGTGTTgcaattttattcttttttaaattgaCGTATTTTAGTATCTCATTCCGATGAAAATAATCTAAAAGGATCTCACAATTCATGGGAGATTTCAAAAATACAACCCAAAACAataatgaaatataaaattcaagCTCATTTTTCTATAGTTCtgttaattgtttaataatattttaagttaatttaaattaaattcaacaACATAACTGCCtagttaatattatttaacaTCTACTTTGATCAAATTAAAGCACTTATTTATTTGCGTGGTTATTATTTTTACTCTTTAATATTACCTAAAAATTGCTTCAAAATATGGAGGTCAACGTACTTCAATAAACATCAAATAATGTGAATCAGAAACTTTTCAACATGACAGAAAAAATTTAAAGCTTAGTTCAATTTCTATACATGTTTTCACTCTAATGAAAAATTAATGCATCATATatgaatattataaaattgaaaaaataatttatataataagaaaACAAAGTTGTGGCCAAATATTGAATGATAATGTTTACCATTAATTTGTTTCACTAAGGAActtattcaaaaattaattctttatattaatttttaagataataaaaaaaatgtgaaaaactAAATATGAAAAGATGATATAATACCTCTAAATCTAAAGCTATAGCCAGCTTCCACTTTCTCGTAACATGCATCAACATCTGGTGAtagaaaaaagttaaatttcaaattgcaaTTATcataatacattaaaaaaaattgagaactTGACAAAGGAAATAAAACAAATCGTTTATATTATTAACTAAAAGAAAACACATTCCATGAcaacaaaacaattaattacaAACAAATGAGCAAAAATAAAACCCTAGCAGCTAGAAATCACGGTGTAAAAAGAGAAcgaatagaaaaaaattagagGAAGAATAATGTAAACATGACATTTATATTCTCATGAAATTATGATgtatttatattgataaattagGTGGTTCGTATAGGTTAggatattaaaatatgataaatttatttaaaataagtattttaaattttaaaagaagtggGAACTAATGTGAGTTATCTAttagttttaacttttaatttaaaaataagtattttaaaagaAGTGGGAACTAATGTGAGTTAtctattagttttaatttttaatttaaaaattaaataaaattgaagtagTTTTAAAAAAAGTGGGAACTAATGTGAGTTATCTAttagttttaacttttaatttaaaaataagtattttaaaagaaatgggAACTAATGTGAGTTAtctattagttttaatttttaatttaaaaattaaataaaattgaagtagtttaaaaaaattggaaattcTAAAATAGctttatttggtgagaatcaatgagagggctccgttggtcctctcaattatataatatatagatttttcgttaattaaaacaaataaaattaaaaattaaataaaattattttaaaatcttatgTTGCCACATatgtcaaattaaaattataaatcactCTTTAAATTGATATACACATTACAAATAATTGAAAACCAACTACAATTCttaaaaattaagtataaaatttattaaattatatctaaattatttattaggtcatttttatataatataaagtataaacatatagtacaattatatatatttgttctatttatttattaattactactaaatatttaaagtgtagatttttttttttaatttatgtagtTAATTATGTTAGGATATTGTATAAACAAAGTTTATATACAATTGAatagaataattttaatattttcattatcaTACTTCACACGGAAATTAATTTCTAtctgaaataaaaatgaataatgCTTCActaaagtataaatttaatagTTTGAGTAACCGTATAATTATTGagcattttaataaaataaaaattaattgaaaataactattgaaaaataaaatttattattttcaattttattaattcaaaatctataatttttaacatatatatatatacatatatatatatatatatatatatatatatatatatatatatatatatatatatatatatatatatatatatatatatatatatatatatatgtgtgtgtgtgtggacCCCACCATCTCAAGTTTCTGGATCCGCCTGATTCAAAggcaataaaatttattttaggtaATTGTTGGAACTTGACTACTATTTGGTTGTATCCGTACAAAAATGGTAACAAATGATTATCTCTAAATAGATTTTGTTGACTAAGTTttcaatttgataaaaaaagtgctttctaattttaaatcagAAAATCAGCAATGAAGTATTTAAAGAATTAAGCATTTCGTAAATCAGCATAAACTTTTTTTGCACAATGTTGAAACATATCACAAGAATTTCAAATACTTATCATGAAATTttacgaattttcattttaattaaatggaCAATAAACTTTAATCTAAATAGATATGATCATCGGAATTTAAAACtcgaaaattttgttttttttggataaatatgAAATTTCTGTTTAATCTCATAAAGTAAGAATACCAATCATACTTCTTCATAATTGGCTGAATTGTAATTTTTACAACTGCAAATCCAGACCACATAGACATGATTTGATTCAGTTCGATTTTGAATATACCATTTTCAGTTAAGTTTTAGTGCAAATCGGACCGAAGATTGATCGATCTGActagttcggttcggtttgatttgaatttttttaattcaactcaattagaaaaaaattgatttgattcaGTTTAGTTTGAACCGCACGCGCATTCTAGTAATAGGAGTAAGCATATCGTTTTCTCCAAAATTACTTCACGATACCGAGTCAAAATGCATAAGAAAAATTTCATAATCAACAAGAATAATATGCAAATCATTTATCCAGCCAATCTTCATTGTATCTAGTCGTAGattaaaaattatgaacaaGAACAGCAATAATTCTTAATCATTTGTTATGTTTATACCATATATGTTAGCCCTAACAAGATTCTGAAAACTCCAAATCTAGTAATGTAATAACTCACCAATGTACTTGGATTTGTCACAAAAACACAGACAGCACAGACATTCAAAATCACCAAACTACAATCCTATAAATACTAATCCATTTTCACTCTGTCAAACAATCAAAATCATTCAAAATATCGTTTTTTCGTGTTTTTCTGAGCGTATCTAGCTATGTCGAAAAGAAGTAAAGGTCGGCAAAAGTTGGAGATGGTGAAAATATCGAGAGAGAGCAatcgtttagtaacgttttcGAAACGTAGGTACGGAGTTTTCAAGAAAGCTAGCGAACTTTCCACTCTTTGTGGAGCAGAGATTGCTATTGTAGTCTTTTCACCCGGAAAGAAAGTTTTTTCTTACGGTCATCCTTGTGTTGATGCTGTTGTTGATCGTTTTCTCTCGAGAAATTCCCCGCAATTTTGTGGAACTCTGCAACTTATTGAAGCTCATCGCAATGCTAGAGTTCGCGACCTCAATCTTCAACTTACTCAGGTATACATTAATACCCTGGATTCTTCTTTTAAATGTTAGTAGTAATTCCTATCAATCTTGAGtttatgttaaaattattattttcctctttttataGCATTTCtgtattaaataactaaatcgAGCAAATTTCAgttaaatgaaattaatatatcaaaagGGACActgtgatttttaaaaaaattcagggAAAGTCGTAATTTTAACCTAACTTTAAAAGCATGATATTAGGCGTTTATATACAGttcgaaccaaaccaaattgaaatttgcttctttttttcaaaaccgaaatctaattaaatttacacggatataataaaattcaaagcAAACCGAGTCAATTTTTTTGGTTCGATTCGGTTTACACTAAAACTTaactaaaaatcaaaccgaacctaACCAAATTTTTTCGTTCAGTTTGATTATTTATAGTAACAATCCATTAAATCCTATCTATATAATACTAATGAATTCTACACTAGACTGTGAACCAATTGGAAATGGAGAAAAAGAGAGGAGAAGAGCTTGATCAAATGAGGAAAATAAGCCAAGCTCAGCACTGGTATGAATCTCCGATAGACCAACTCGACTCGGCTCAGCTCAAGCAACTAAAAACATCTCTAGAGATGCTAAAGCAGAATGTGAAAAAGCAAGCAGAGCAGCTTCTATTTCAAGCAGCAAATAATCATCAATTTTTTGCTCCAACAACTACCAATAGACCAGTTCCTCCTTTCGATCCGAAAAATGGCGGATTCGCCGCGAACATAGCGCCTTATCAGTATGCGAATCTTGCATATGGAAGAGGATTCTTCTGAAGTCTATTTATTATGTCTTTGATTTGGTTTGTTTGTATATATTTCTGGACTACAGCTTGTGTCATATAGACATACATAACCACATTCATTGTAATATAGCCACTCTagctatttttattttgatctaTAAACACATTTCTTTCCGCATTTTGGTCTCTAGGTGAAATAGCACACCGAAACATGTAATAAATATTCCCGGAAAAAAGGCGTAAACGATGAAATTTGGAACCAAAATCAACCCTTTGAAGATTAATATAGATCCGATAATTCTAAGTCGATCAAAATTTGTGACCCATCGAAAGCTAGTACATGACATTTCGGTCTCACATAAACATTAAATAGTATCCTATTTGTATAAGAAATTGACTCGGTTGACATTTTGCCTATTCAGACTAAAGTCTTTGCAATTTATAGTTAATAGttcaaagaaaaaacaaaaggcGCAgacaagaagaaaagaaaaaaaaagaggtcCCTATGTAGGAACTTGTGCGTTCTTAGGCTGACTATAAAATTATAACTCCGACAGTGTCGAAGATCATTCTAGATCATATATCCTAATTATTCTACTCAAATGGTTTAGCTGACATGACACTTCCTTATTAGTGTTTTTATGCATCAAACGGATTAGTATCTTAGATTGGGAGGATATGTAGCAAGGAGTAATGCTATATATAACCTAATATTTTTACCTTTTTGTACAATCTAACGTGACAATTAAAAATAGGATTGATTAAATTCTAgtttttgagatatacacttttgaGTGGGAATTAGACGAATGAAACCTTGTTATGTAAGAtgggttaaaaaaattagattaaaaagaTGAGTTATAAAGCATTTTTTAATAGCAAGTAAcggttattttttttagtttcttcTCAGCTCTGTATATAAGCTCATTAGCTGACTTCTTGTTCTTTTTAATGAGAAATTATAGAACAGAGCTCTAGAGAAAGATCAAAACCTAGAGTTTCAaaattttctctataaataaaCTGATCAAAAATAATTGGTTTCTTCTATTTTCATTTGATTGAAGAAGTAGAATGGAAGATAACAGCCACGTATATGGAAGTCGTAACCAAGAGAGATATGCGAACAACTATAATGGTGATCCATTGTACGCCGGTGAGTTCGCCATTAACAATCAACAATTATTTCAGCTGTAGCAGAGCTACGAAGATAGTTTTAGgtgcaaaaaataaattaggatTTATCAATGGCAAATATACTATGCCTGATGAAGATTCTTATTCATACGAACAATGGATCAATGTTACTATTACCCCAGTTTGGTTTGACATACTACTTCTCCCATGAGTTTTAAAAAGTCAATTGTTTATCTCCTCATATTTAGTTAGCTGAAAACATAAAACTCATTAAAAAAAgtcgatttttaaaatttacggGGAAAATAATATTTCAGACCAAACCTCATACAGACAATAGTCATTAATCCTACTATTTATTCATATTCctgatttaataaaataatataggaCTCCATCATgaaaaagaattatattcccTTGACACAATTGTTGAGAATTGAGATTAATATGGGacctataattttattttggcctaattacttaaaaaaaccccactttGTATTAttcgtttatatcctgacctagaaaaaagttcatttgtacccttttttgatttttcattttcgtctctaccctaaagagctaatttgacctctttttatttgaaaaaaatattcaaaatgatccttcatatttagcttatattttaattaaacattaatattatttatcatttataatgttttcattctttaattaatttaattgtcgaaaatttaaattttacggtagagatgaaaacgaaaaattaaaaaaaaggatacaaatgaactttttcctacatgagggtataaacgaaaaaatattataaggtcggagtttttttaaataattaggccttctatttttactatattaacattttaaacttctaaatctaaatatgtattatattaattgaataaattatatatttcataGTAAAGAAAACTTTAAATACATCAAATGTAGAATAagtattttcagttttataaaaATCGAGTCAAGTTCGAGGTCGAGTTTAAACAGTTCGGAATTCGGATATTGTTGGAGCTcgaattcaaaaattaaactcaTTCGAACTCCAATTTGGATTCGAGCATGTATAACACATTCGATTTCGAATTCAAACTCAGCTTAACTCGGCCTCGGCTTGTTTACACCCATAGAGGCAAATCTCTTCTAATAGCTTCAGGACAAGATTAAAAAAACTATCCATTACAGCACTGTAAGGATTTGAAGTTACCTAGAATTGGTTGCCATCAATAACATTTTAATGGGCAGCTAAAAGTTGTTGCAACATTTACTCTTCTAAACTTGAAccatttaaattttctttaacatttggaatataaatttgaaatgtaATCAAGGAAATATTATGATTATGCAGTTAATGTACTTAACATAATGAGGAGTGAAAGTTAGTTATGAAACTTCTTCTTTAATTAACCTACATAACCAGTTACACTAAAGTTCATTTCTTTTAggaaattaaatagaaaaaaaaataattggttAATGTTTATGTTAATTTGACCGTGTTTAGTTTTATCAAAACAGTATATTAATTACTACTACTATGGCATTAGACAAAAACATAAGTTCTGTTATTTTTGCCACCAATGACACCCATATATATACTACTCCACAACAACAATTTAACACTATTAATAACAAGGATTTAGGACAGTGGTCCTCCACTGTACCACCTTCATGAAAACACAACTAAAAATCCACCTCAATATTTGTTCATGGCACCAATAATTGTCGGAATCCGCCCGTAATTCATCGGTATCTGTATGTTTGAGCCCTTATTCATCactaaatctgtcgctaaatgaaACATTAATAATGAAGTTTATGTCTGATGGAAAAATCCGCCGAGAATACGACATATCATATAATAGTACTTTTATATCACCTAAAGGACTCAGGCGGGGCGGATTCTCGTAGCTAAATGCCGTCTTCGAGTACTCCAAAACAATGGCGATTTGAAAGGCTCTTTGTTAGTTAAAGGGCAGTTCCGATGTGATTATTGAGTCCGACATCTTAAAAGTTATTAGTGATATCAAGAAGCTGTTGAAAGGAAGCGGATATATTCATGAGGAGATTTGCAAATGAGGCAGCGAATTTTATGCAAATTATGCTTATTATTTGAGATCATCAAAAATGGTTTTTAAACAATCatgaattaattataaataaactattttgaatttgaattagtatacttattaatattaaaaaaaattaaagtaatccAAAATATACCAAAACTACATTGATTGCAAATTTAGTCCATCGTTGGCTATATAAAGCTCATCATATACATcaacaaaattattcaaaaccCTAATTTGCTCATCTATCTTCTAGACATGGCTTCTAATTCTATCCATTATCTAATGGTCATAGCTTTCTTCTTCACTTCTCCATTTTTATGTACTAATCACAATTATATAGCTTCAGCTTCACGTCATCTTCTAAATAAAGAAAATTCCAAATTTCAAGCTTTGCCTCCTCTGCCTCGGCCTAAATTGCCCCCATTACCGCCATTTCCAACTTCCACACCACCCACTTCGCAGGCCCCGGAAGCGTCACCGGTTCCGGAATCATCTACATTACCTCCTTCCGAATCTACACCGACTCCGACACTGCCGCCAAATTCAGCTCCGAAAATTATCTTGCCTCCCTCTAAACCACCCAAAACATCAGCTCCAAAAGCTTTCTTGGCACCCACGGAACCGCCAAAACCATCTCCGACAACCGTGGGAGTAGCACCACCAGTATTGCCACCAAAATCAGCTCCGAAATTCATAGTCGCTCCCTCCGAATCGCCGACATTGCCACCACCAGAAACCTCAACATCTCCAGCTCCAGAAGCTTTCTTGGCACCTACGGAACCACCGAAACCTTCTCCGACAACCGTGGAAGTCGAACCACCGGTATTGCCACCACCATCAGCTAAACCTGAGCCCAATTATCCAAATCCTTATTATTTCCCTAAATTTCCAAAGTTCAAATTTCATCCAGTTTATCCTTGGATTCCCAAATCTCCAATTGGAAATTCTACAACACACGGCTCTCCTTCAAAGCATTAGTTCTTGCTATTTTAAATTTGCTgccaataatatttattaaatttgggaTTTTGTTGCGAAATGTTATGCATGTAATTGCTTGCAAATCCATGTTTGTACAATAATTCTTGTATGTCACTCTGGTAATGCATGATGTTGAAATTATCCACTAATTCATTTTTGGATAGGCTTAATTGTTAAGTAATCCCCACTTTTCGCGAGTCTTTCAATTTTAgcacatttttaataaaattaacaacattttaattaaattcttaaaagtAGCACGCCGATACAAAATTAGAagcaaaattaatatttaaagaaaattgGATAAGTAGTTTATTCaaacatttattttatagttgacgaatatatataatataagaacaataaactgtttttatatGTGTCCGAATATTGTTGCATCATGTGTTCTGCAAAagtcttattttattttgtttttatcaatttgaacTGAGTTGACTCGGATAAAAAGTGAAATCTGTCAAATGCAATTTGATGAATTCTTTTGGGCAGTTTTATTGTCAAAGAGCCAttaataaagaattaaaaatatcagTTTACTAAATCAATTTGTGAATGTATATTAATAGAATTTCAATAAACTGAATAATTGTCTCATTAACCCAAAAAGAAGCTGATTGTTACAATTATATAAAACTCACACTTGACACGTGTTGAATTTCTATTTGATATTCTGGAAACGGCTATATAGTTAGCTGTTATATATGCACATAACTagctaattaactaaccaaccTATAACAGAATCTGTTATTTCTTCTAACTTGTTTACCtaacataattttataacttaatttatcaACTAACTAACAAAATACTAATATGATATTACAGATTAATGAAGAGTGAATCTGCTCTaataccccccccccccccccccctatATACCCAGCTTGTcaagaaaagttagaaaagcAGCAGGAGGGAGTGTCTTGGTGAAAAAATCAGCTAACTGTTGAGATGAAGAAATTGGAAACAATTTTATCAATTCAACTTGAAGTTTCTGTCTGACAAGATGACAGTCTATTTCTATGTGCTTCGTACGTTCATGAAATATTGGATTATGAGCAATGTGACATGTTGATTGATTGTCACAGTATTCTGAAGCTGGAGTAGACTGCAGAATTTGGAAGTCattcaataaataaatgatcTACTGAACTTCATAGCTAACATTAGCTAATGTCCTATACTCTTCCTCTGAGCTGGACTTGGAGACTGTTGCATGTTTCTTTGTTTTCCAAGAGACCAGAGAATTACCAATATAGACACAAAATCCAGTTATTGACCTTCTGGTGTTTGGACAAGTGGACCAGTCTGAATCTGAAAAATGCCTTAACTTTCAGATCATTGtttgaaggaaaaaaaagacCCTGGCCTGGTGCCTTTTGAGATATCTAAGAATCCTTCTTATTGCTGCATAGTGAGCTTCTAATGGACAGTCCAAAAACTGAGAAAGCTGTTGAACTTGATAGGATATGTCTGGTCTTGTGTTACACAAATAGATCAACTTCCCTACCAGCCTTTTGTATTCAGTTACATCTGAATATGGTGTATTGGTGTTTTTGATCAATTTTGTTGCACAAATCATTGGTGTTGAGGCAGGTTTAGCTCCAAGATATCCAGTCTCTTTTAATAAATCCAAAACATACTTTCTTTGACATAGGTTGATTCCTACTTTTGATCTTGCTACCTCAAGACCTAGAAAAAAACTTTAGAACCAAGGtctttgattttaaaaacatcATTAAAATATGTTTTCACAGACTGAATCTGCTCTAAGTTATTTCCTGTCAAAATTACATCATCCACATATACTAATAAAGCAGTAAAGGAAGTACTCCCcccgtcccattctaattgagaaaatttcaattgcacattatttaagaaattttagtaatattacttttatatccttacattacattaaatgcatcacaactttttaaaaatatgctttctaaatgcattaattgaagaGGGTATAAAGAGAAAAGTAGTGTAAAAAATACTCTATAAATAGAAAGTGTCATTTAGAATGGGACATCCAAAAAGGAAATAgtgttcaattagaatgggacggagggagtatcatttttctttataaataaagaAGAATCAAAAGCTGCATGAATAAAACCTTGTGATAATCATGCATCAGTTAGTTTAATGTTCCACTCCTACTTGCTTGTTTTAAACCATATAAAGACTTAGTAAGTTTGCACACCAGATTTGGTTTTGGACAGATAAGACCTTGCTTAGCTTTCTCTTTTGACGCGTACAACCTCTTCATCTTtgagttataggaaaataatGCATTTTTTGTACGGCACGTTAGTTTTCCTTCTTTTGGAATTACCTGTGGTTCTTGGTTCTAACTTTGCATTCGGTTAACCCCGCGTCCTCTCCTCAATGTATTATACAGTTATGAAAGCACCAATCAATTACCTCAACCGGCAGCCCTAAACCTTTAACCAGCTTTTTTATGTTATACAAATTCGttggcatcttgttgtcctTCAGCTGTAATTCTTGCATGAACCCGCCCATGTCATTAATTAAACCTTCTGAAACATGATGTCGACATTTAAATTCCAGAATCTTAACAGTTGTTGATAAAGGTGAGTGTATGTCATTTTCGGGACATACGGGTTCTTCGACAGCACACATCATGTCGTAGAACTTTTGAACTTCTTCATTTGGAGGCtctttgtaataccccgtgtttttccggctagttccgatgaactttccaatataccttggatttgtttgagttggtttgacttctcgaaaacatggtttgaaggttcatgacctcttgaatgatgttttatgatgttttgagtgtggtttgggtcatcggatcgattctgagcttaaagtcaaatttcacattttttccttcttgggcagaaaagttagcggtcgccaactttagttagcggtcgccaactaCTTTGCGGTCGCGAACTATAGTTCGCGGTCGCCAACTTGCACTGTACAGTTCgccgtttttctataaataccaccttattcgacctaaatcaattttga includes:
- the LOC126661493 gene encoding agamous-like MADS-box protein AGL62, with the translated sequence MSKRSKGRQKLEMVKISRESNRLVTFSKRRYGVFKKASELSTLCGAEIAIVVFSPGKKVFSYGHPCVDAVVDRFLSRNSPQFCGTLQLIEAHRNARVRDLNLQLTQHFCIK
- the LOC126659577 gene encoding uncharacterized protein LOC126659577 — protein: MEKKRGEELDQMRKISQAQHWYESPIDQLDSAQLKQLKTSLEMLKQNVKKQAEQLLFQAANNHQFFAPTTTNRPVPPFDPKNGGFAANIAPYQYANLAYGRGFF